One Erythrobacter sp. SDW2 genomic region harbors:
- a CDS encoding SDR family NAD(P)-dependent oxidoreductase yields MTISFKDKVAIVTGAGGGLGREYALELARRGAKVVVNDLGGARDGTGHSDMALKVVEEIEAMGGEAMSNGGSVTEFEQMEKMVADAKQKWGGVHVLINNAGVLRDKTFAKMTPEDFEFVLKVHLTGSAMVTKACWELMREQAYGRILMTASSTGLFGNFGQANYGAAKLGLAGLTKTLQLEGAKYNIKVNTLSPVAGTRMTEDLFPEEAFKLFDPVNVVPAALFLVSEDAPTNAIVGAGAGGYHSAWTVMNDAVWLREEDRTVEGFAANWDKISDFSNLTAPQSGSEQSGNILKAMQKVLGAGVPTSTRG; encoded by the coding sequence ATGACCATTTCGTTCAAGGACAAGGTTGCCATCGTCACCGGTGCCGGCGGCGGCCTGGGCCGCGAGTATGCGCTCGAACTCGCCCGCCGCGGCGCGAAGGTCGTGGTCAACGACCTCGGCGGCGCCCGCGACGGCACCGGCCATTCCGACATGGCGCTGAAGGTGGTCGAGGAGATCGAGGCGATGGGCGGCGAAGCCATGTCGAACGGCGGCAGCGTCACCGAATTCGAGCAGATGGAAAAGATGGTCGCCGACGCCAAGCAGAAGTGGGGCGGCGTGCATGTCCTCATCAACAACGCCGGCGTGTTGCGCGACAAGACCTTCGCCAAGATGACCCCGGAAGACTTCGAATTCGTGCTCAAGGTCCACCTGACCGGCTCGGCCATGGTCACCAAGGCATGTTGGGAACTGATGCGCGAGCAGGCCTATGGCCGCATCCTGATGACCGCCAGCAGCACCGGCCTGTTCGGCAACTTCGGCCAGGCCAACTACGGTGCGGCCAAGCTCGGTCTCGCCGGCCTGACCAAGACGTTGCAGCTCGAAGGCGCGAAGTACAACATCAAGGTCAACACGCTGAGCCCGGTCGCCGGTACGCGCATGACCGAGGACCTGTTCCCCGAAGAAGCCTTCAAGCTGTTCGACCCGGTCAATGTCGTGCCGGCCGCGCTGTTCCTCGTCAGCGAGGATGCGCCGACCAACGCCATCGTTGGCGCGGGCGCGGGCGGCTATCACAGCGCCTGGACCGTCATGAACGACGCCGTCTGGCTGCGCGAGGAAGACCGCACGGTCGAAGGCTTCGCCGCCAACTGGGACAAGATCAGCGACTTCTCCAACCTCACCGCCCCGCAGAGCGGCAGCGAGCAGTCGGGCAATATCCTCAAGGCCATGCAGAAGGTACTGGGCGCAGGCGTCCCGACCAGCACGCGGGGGTAA
- the glmU gene encoding bifunctional UDP-N-acetylglucosamine diphosphorylase/glucosamine-1-phosphate N-acetyltransferase GlmU, with protein MTRTREFAAVILAAGKGTRMKSDLHKVLHPIAGRAMLDHLMASVDALAPAHKIVVVGAGREQLEAAVQGRAKTCLQEPQHGTGHAVQQAEGDLAGYDGDVLILYGDVPFVRTATMEMMLDRLHAEDAPAVVVLGFEPDDALQYGRVIADDAGRIAKMVEFKDASDEERACRLCNSGLMAVRGKDLFDLLRRVGNDNAQGEYYLVDIVNIARGDGRHSAVVVTDDPGEVMGINSRAELAAAEAQWQQFKREEAMAAGVSLKAPETVFFSWDTELGRDVVVEPNVVFGPGVKVADHARIRAFSHLEGATVGEGCEVGPYARLRPGAVLMKGSKIGNFVEMKKATLGEGAKANHLTYLGDATIGAGANIGAGTITCNYDGYFKYQTVIGERAFVGSNSALVAPVTIGRDAIVAAGSTVTRDVADGELRMERAEQSVKPGWADRFHDAMKKKKAAEKK; from the coding sequence ATGACCAGAACCCGCGAATTCGCCGCCGTCATCCTCGCCGCAGGCAAGGGCACCCGCATGAAATCCGACCTGCACAAGGTCCTCCACCCGATTGCCGGGCGGGCGATGCTCGATCACCTGATGGCCTCGGTCGACGCGCTGGCTCCGGCGCACAAGATCGTGGTTGTCGGCGCCGGGCGCGAACAGCTCGAGGCCGCGGTCCAGGGGCGGGCGAAGACCTGCCTGCAGGAACCGCAGCATGGCACCGGCCACGCGGTGCAGCAGGCCGAGGGCGATCTGGCGGGGTACGACGGCGATGTGCTGATCCTCTATGGCGATGTGCCCTTCGTGCGCACAGCGACGATGGAGATGATGCTCGACCGGCTCCATGCCGAGGATGCCCCCGCCGTGGTCGTGCTCGGCTTCGAGCCGGACGACGCGCTGCAATATGGCCGCGTGATCGCCGACGATGCCGGGCGCATCGCCAAGATGGTCGAATTCAAGGACGCCAGCGACGAGGAACGCGCCTGCCGCCTGTGTAATTCCGGCCTGATGGCGGTGCGCGGAAAGGACCTGTTCGACCTTCTTCGCCGGGTCGGCAACGACAATGCGCAAGGCGAGTACTACCTCGTCGATATCGTCAACATCGCCCGCGGCGACGGCCGCCACAGCGCGGTGGTGGTGACGGACGACCCGGGCGAGGTGATGGGCATCAACTCCCGCGCCGAACTCGCCGCCGCCGAAGCGCAGTGGCAGCAGTTCAAGCGCGAGGAAGCTATGGCCGCCGGGGTCAGCCTCAAGGCGCCGGAGACGGTGTTCTTCAGCTGGGACACCGAACTGGGCCGCGATGTTGTGGTTGAACCAAATGTGGTCTTCGGCCCCGGCGTGAAAGTCGCCGATCACGCCAGAATCCGCGCCTTCAGCCATCTCGAAGGGGCGACCGTGGGCGAGGGCTGCGAGGTCGGCCCCTATGCCCGCCTGCGGCCCGGCGCGGTGCTGATGAAGGGCAGCAAGATCGGCAATTTCGTCGAGATGAAGAAGGCCACGCTGGGCGAAGGGGCCAAGGCCAACCACCTCACCTATCTGGGCGATGCCACGATCGGGGCGGGCGCCAACATCGGCGCGGGGACCATCACTTGCAACTATGACGGCTATTTCAAATACCAGACCGTGATCGGCGAGCGGGCCTTCGTCGGCTCCAACAGCGCGCTGGTTGCCCCTGTCACCATCGGCCGCGATGCGATTGTCGCGGCAGGCAGCACCGTCACCCGCGATGTGGCGGACGGCGAACTGCGCATGGAAAGGGCCGAGCAATCCGTAAAGCCGGGCTGGGCCGACCGCTTTCACGATGCGATGAAAAAGAAGAAGGCGGCAGAGAAGAAGTGA
- a CDS encoding DUF2794 domain-containing protein, protein MKSGFGDTVVAFPGRQPNQVGFAREELQRILDLYGRMVAAGEWRDYAMDFTRDAASFAAFRRTAERPQARVEKRPSLRNKQGMWTLFGEHGQVLKRGHDLAGVLAPMERRLVKAVGD, encoded by the coding sequence ATGAAGTCGGGCTTCGGCGACACCGTCGTCGCGTTCCCCGGCAGGCAGCCCAACCAGGTCGGTTTCGCCCGCGAGGAACTCCAGCGCATTCTCGATCTCTACGGCCGCATGGTCGCCGCCGGCGAATGGCGCGATTACGCGATGGACTTCACCCGCGACGCCGCCAGCTTTGCCGCCTTCCGCCGCACCGCCGAACGGCCGCAAGCCCGGGTCGAGAAGCGCCCTTCGCTGCGAAACAAGCAGGGCATGTGGACCCTGTTCGGCGAACACGGCCAGGTGCTGAAGCGCGGTCATGACCTGGCGGGTGTGCTCGCTCCGATGGAGCGGCGGCTGGTCAAGGCGGTGGGGGACTAG
- a CDS encoding HNH endonuclease has protein sequence MTDTSTCWLCHRPFETLQQWHHTVPKAKKGRDTVPVHPICHKAIHACFTNAELKRFGADRERLLESDQLARFVNWVAGKPPDFNAPYR, from the coding sequence ATGACGGACACCTCGACCTGCTGGCTCTGCCATCGTCCGTTCGAGACGTTGCAGCAATGGCACCACACCGTGCCCAAGGCCAAGAAGGGGCGTGACACCGTCCCGGTCCATCCGATCTGCCACAAAGCGATCCATGCCTGCTTTACCAATGCCGAACTGAAACGCTTCGGCGCTGATCGCGAGCGCTTGCTGGAAAGCGATCAGCTGGCGCGGTTCGTCAACTGGGTCGCGGGAAAGCCGCCTGATTTCAACGCACCCTATCGCTGA
- a CDS encoding HAD-IA family hydrolase — MTDFRFSAVGFDLDGTLLDTYRDLGMAVNHALELGGFKPVPVDSSKDLIGGGAKIMLARAVEQQGGMPEDEFKPLYKEMLKYYAANNAVHSRPYPGVEQALEELAARGVQMAVVTNKFEEFATGVLATLGLADRFVTIIGGDTMGKGNAKPKPDAVIEARKRCGGGSFAFVGDSSYDVAAAKGADVPVVVAAYGYCDMAPHELGGDAVIERFDQLLPALERL; from the coding sequence ATGACCGATTTCCGCTTCAGCGCCGTGGGCTTCGATCTCGACGGCACCTTGCTCGATACCTATCGCGACCTCGGCATGGCGGTGAACCATGCGCTGGAACTCGGCGGGTTCAAGCCGGTGCCGGTGGACAGTTCCAAGGACCTGATCGGCGGCGGGGCCAAGATCATGCTGGCCCGAGCCGTGGAACAGCAGGGCGGCATGCCGGAAGACGAGTTCAAGCCGCTCTACAAGGAAATGCTCAAATATTACGCCGCCAACAATGCGGTCCATTCGCGGCCCTATCCGGGGGTCGAGCAGGCGCTGGAGGAGCTGGCCGCCAGGGGCGTGCAGATGGCGGTGGTGACCAACAAGTTCGAGGAATTCGCCACCGGCGTCCTCGCCACTTTGGGCCTCGCCGATCGCTTCGTCACGATCATCGGCGGCGACACCATGGGCAAGGGGAATGCGAAGCCCAAACCCGATGCCGTCATCGAGGCGCGCAAGCGGTGCGGAGGCGGCTCGTTCGCTTTCGTCGGCGATTCGAGCTATGATGTGGCAGCGGCCAAGGGCGCCGATGTGCCGGTGGTGGTGGCCGCCTATGGCTATTGCGACATGGCCCCGCACGAGCTCGGCGGGGACGCGGTGATCGAGCGATTCGACCAATTGTTGCCCGCGCTCGAACGATTGTAA